A segment of the Deinococcus fonticola genome:
CCTCCCCTGCTCGGACACAGAAAGTCCAGAAACCGGCCTCGTTTCTGGGACAAGCCCCTGCTGCAGAAGTTCATCATCTGCCTTGACCAGGAGCGAGAATTCCAGAGATGCCGTCAACGCATAACGACGGTATTTCGCCCGGCTTCCTTCGCGGCGTATAACCGCTGATCAACGAGCGCCATAAACTGCCTCTCGTCCGTGAATTCACTCAACATGGCCAGGCCCGCACTCACGGTGAGCGGCGGCAATTGTGGATGACTGATCGCCTCCACCGCCCGAATCACTTCCGTGGCCCGTCTCAACGCCGAACCGGGTTCCATGCGCCGGAACATGATCAGGAATTCCTCACCACCCCAGCGACAGACGAAATCTTCACCCTGGATGTGATGACTCAGGGTCTGCGCTACGACCTGCAAGGCCAGGTTCCCCGTCGCGTGACCGTACTCGTCATTCACGCGCTTAAAGTGGTCAAGGTCAAGAAGCAGTACCGCCGCTTCCTCCAGCGCCAGGGGCTGTCCCTCCTGCCGCCACGCCTCGAAAGCAATCCCAGCAATTCGACGGTTTGGAAGTCTAGTCAGCGGATCCCGCAGGGCCAGGTCAAAGTAATGCGCCGCCGACGACTGCGCGGCGCCCACCTTATGCCCCGCCACGGCCAGCCCACCCACCAGGCTGCACAGAAAAGCCTGATCCAGAACAAGCTGCCAGTTCATGACCTGCAGCAGCAGCAAGCTGACCACGACCCCGGCGTAACTGACGACACTTGACCAGATGGCCCAGCGCTGCGGCAACATGGTGAAGGCCAGCACCACCACCAGCAACTGCGTGTTGAGCAGCACATGCAAAACGTTCACATGCGGCAGCGTCTTGACCGCG
Coding sequences within it:
- a CDS encoding GGDEF domain-containing protein — protein: MHAVKTLPHVNVLHVLLNTQLLVVVLAFTMLPQRWAIWSSVVSYAGVVVSLLLLQVMNWQLVLDQAFLCSLVGGLAVAGHKVGAAQSSAAHYFDLALRDPLTRLPNRRIAGIAFEAWRQEGQPLALEEAAVLLLDLDHFKRVNDEYGHATGNLALQVVAQTLSHHIQGEDFVCRWGGEEFLIMFRRMEPGSALRRATEVIRAVEAISHPQLPPLTVSAGLAMLSEFTDERQFMALVDQRLYAAKEAGRNTVVMR